The Sphingobium aromaticiconvertens genome has a segment encoding these proteins:
- a CDS encoding cytidine deaminase: MTSLITPTPDIAALIAAARAVLVNAHAPYSRFAVGAAVRLTDGTIITGCNFENASYGLSLCAETVALAATNAAGRLADVAAIAVVGGAMAPDGSVGGDAIVSPCGRCRQILNEAEQMAGRPLAIYCAPPEGDAVVEHSVATLLPHAFGPADLGITPRNKS; encoded by the coding sequence ATGACGTCACTCATAACCCCAACGCCGGACATCGCCGCGCTGATCGCCGCCGCGCGCGCCGTGCTGGTCAATGCCCATGCGCCCTATAGCCGCTTTGCAGTCGGCGCCGCCGTGCGCCTGACCGACGGGACTATCATTACCGGCTGCAATTTCGAAAATGCTAGCTATGGCCTCTCCCTCTGTGCCGAGACGGTCGCTCTCGCCGCGACCAACGCGGCCGGACGCCTGGCCGATGTGGCCGCGATTGCGGTCGTGGGCGGCGCCATGGCTCCGGACGGATCGGTAGGTGGCGACGCCATCGTCTCCCCCTGTGGCCGTTGCCGCCAGATCTTGAACGAAGCCGAACAGATGGCCGGCCGGCCGCTCGCCATCTACTGCGCCCCGCCAGAGGGCGACGCGGTCGTCGAACACAGCGTCGCCACCCTCCTTCCCCACGCCTTCGGCCCAGCCGATCTGGGCATCACCCCCCGCAACAAGAGCTAG
- the dcd gene encoding dCTP deaminase: protein MSILSDKWIREQALKTNMIEPFVESQRRDGCISYGLSSYGYDARVADEFKIFTNVDSAVVDPKDFAANSFVDRKTDCCIIPPNSFALARTVEYFRVPRDVLVICLGKSTYARCGIIVNVTPLEPGWEGHVTLEFSNTTPLPAKIYANEGACQFLFLKGNEPCETSYADRAGKYMGQQGVTLPRL, encoded by the coding sequence ATGTCGATACTTTCGGACAAATGGATTCGCGAGCAGGCGCTGAAGACGAACATGATCGAGCCGTTCGTGGAGAGCCAGCGGCGCGATGGCTGCATCAGCTACGGCCTGTCATCCTATGGCTATGACGCCCGCGTCGCCGATGAGTTCAAGATTTTCACCAATGTCGACAGCGCGGTGGTGGACCCCAAGGATTTCGCCGCCAACAGCTTCGTCGATCGCAAGACCGACTGCTGCATCATCCCGCCCAACAGCTTCGCGCTGGCCCGCACGGTCGAATATTTCCGCGTGCCGCGCGACGTGCTGGTCATCTGCCTTGGCAAGTCGACCTATGCCCGTTGCGGCATCATCGTCAACGTGACCCCGCTCGAACCGGGCTGGGAAGGGCATGTGACGCTGGAATTCTCCAACACCACCCCGCTCCCGGCAAAGATCTACGCAAATGAGGGGGCGTGCCAGTTCCTTTTCCTCAAGGGGAACGAGCCATGCGAGACAAGCTATGCCGACCGCGCGGGAAAATATATGGGGCAGCAAGGCGTGACGTTGCCGCGCCTATAG
- a CDS encoding metallophosphoesterase: protein MLNFLKRKRSAPEPSLPPSVGSGRRVYAIGDIHGRADLLLELLELIGQDDARRGHLPFHLVLLGDLIDRGPRSAHVIDQAMLLARSGIDVRFIKGNHEEVFILAARGDMKAARFFTRIGGMETLASYGLPPAEQAMMNDAQLTDWMVRHVPRAHVDFVDGFEDQIEFGDYLFVHAGIKPHIPLDVQNPSDLRWIRAEFLEHQAPFDRMIVHGHTITDVVDERPNRIGIDTGAYYSGHLTAIGLEGEERWFLATGAPA, encoded by the coding sequence ATGTTGAATTTCCTGAAGCGCAAACGTTCAGCGCCTGAACCCAGCCTACCCCCGTCCGTGGGTTCGGGCAGGCGCGTCTATGCGATCGGCGACATTCATGGTCGCGCCGACCTGTTGCTGGAACTGCTCGAACTGATCGGCCAGGATGATGCCCGGCGCGGCCACCTGCCATTTCACCTTGTCCTGCTGGGCGACCTTATCGACCGCGGCCCGCGATCGGCCCATGTTATCGACCAGGCAATGCTTCTGGCCCGATCGGGGATAGATGTCCGTTTCATCAAGGGCAATCATGAGGAAGTGTTCATTCTCGCGGCTCGCGGGGATATGAAAGCGGCTCGTTTCTTCACCCGCATCGGCGGTATGGAGACGCTGGCCAGCTACGGCCTGCCCCCTGCGGAACAGGCGATGATGAACGATGCCCAGTTGACGGACTGGATGGTCAGGCATGTCCCGCGCGCTCATGTCGATTTCGTCGATGGCTTTGAGGATCAAATAGAGTTTGGGGACTATCTGTTCGTCCATGCCGGCATAAAGCCCCATATTCCACTGGACGTCCAAAATCCATCCGATCTGCGCTGGATCAGGGCCGAGTTTCTGGAGCATCAGGCGCCGTTCGATCGCATGATCGTCCACGGCCACACCATCACCGACGTGGTGGATGAGCGGCCCAATCGTATCGGCATCGACACGGGCGCCTATTATAGCGGTCACCTGACCGCCATCGGCCTTGAGGGCGAGGAACGCTGGTTCCTCGCAACGGGTGCCCCGGCCTGA
- a CDS encoding anti-sigma factor: MNRISEEMLVAWCDGELDEVNRRRVDLAVADDPELAARVAVHQQLRETLAGHFAPIMEEDVPGRFAAMLTEGVVPIAEAKSDQARPARWAGWAISSGIAASLLVGLAIGRLSGGEDDGVALRSGHMVAQGVIASALDTQLASAQKGRAVQIGLSFRRKDGHWCRSFDSAAMAGVACRRGKYWRLEQLVPGSIGASDYRQAASADPRIMATIEAMVEGAPANAAQEAQAEAADWH, translated from the coding sequence ATGAACAGGATCAGCGAGGAAATGCTGGTCGCCTGGTGCGATGGCGAACTGGATGAGGTCAATCGACGGCGGGTCGACCTGGCCGTGGCGGACGATCCGGAACTGGCGGCGCGTGTGGCGGTGCATCAGCAACTGCGCGAGACGCTGGCGGGCCATTTCGCGCCGATCATGGAAGAGGATGTGCCCGGTCGCTTCGCGGCGATGCTGACCGAGGGGGTGGTACCGATCGCAGAGGCCAAAAGCGATCAGGCACGGCCAGCACGCTGGGCTGGCTGGGCCATCAGTAGCGGGATCGCCGCCAGCCTTTTGGTGGGTCTGGCGATCGGACGTCTTTCTGGCGGCGAAGACGATGGCGTGGCTTTGCGGAGCGGACATATGGTGGCGCAGGGCGTGATTGCCTCGGCGCTGGATACCCAACTGGCTTCCGCGCAAAAAGGGCGGGCAGTGCAGATCGGCCTGAGTTTCCGGCGCAAGGATGGCCACTGGTGCCGTAGCTTCGACAGCGCGGCGATGGCGGGCGTAGCATGCCGGAGGGGCAAATATTGGCGGCTGGAGCAGTTGGTGCCCGGTAGTATCGGGGCGAGTGATTATCGACAGGCTGCATCCGCCGATCCGCGTATCATGGCGACGATCGAGGCGATGGTTGAGGGCGCACCCGCCAATGCTGCACAGGAGGCACAGGCGGAGGCCGCAGACTGGCACTAG
- a CDS encoding sigma-70 family RNA polymerase sigma factor produces the protein MSFEGDLLELVPRLRRFAASLSRDIADGDDLCQATLERALRSRAQWQPGTRLDSWMYRIMRNLWIDEGRARQRSARTFAPEAAGEAIGYAGDRQIEDAMTLSNVDRAMQALPDEQREAIALVLVEGLSYKDAAEVLGVPMGTLTSRLVRGRGALIAMMGEAA, from the coding sequence ATGTCGTTCGAAGGCGATCTGCTTGAACTGGTGCCGCGACTGCGGCGGTTCGCCGCCAGCCTGTCGCGCGATATCGCCGATGGCGACGACCTGTGTCAGGCGACGTTGGAGCGCGCGTTGCGATCTCGCGCACAGTGGCAGCCGGGAACGCGACTCGATAGCTGGATGTACCGGATCATGCGAAACCTGTGGATTGATGAGGGCCGGGCGCGGCAGCGATCAGCGCGGACCTTTGCGCCCGAGGCCGCTGGGGAGGCTATTGGCTATGCCGGGGACCGGCAGATAGAGGATGCGATGACCCTGTCCAATGTCGATCGCGCGATGCAGGCGCTGCCCGACGAGCAGCGCGAGGCCATTGCACTCGTTCTGGTCGAGGGACTGTCCTACAAAGATGCCGCAGAGGTGCTGGGCGTGCCGATGGGGACGCTGACATCGCGGCTGGTGCGCGGGCGCGGGGCGCTGATCGCAATGATGGGGGAAGCGGCATGA
- a CDS encoding S8 family serine peptidase: MGMMKGLIMVIGLAFPLSVAAQLLPGTPLGGATQVVPDLLDRVDRTLDRTNLDRLSPSRLADRLLAARSARIADLLQRHGDVIELDDRRQPARRGAILLTGADAAALDALREAGYTIEQSRIDGLDLLVTGLTAPKGKSLIAALREIRALAPSAQASADNLYFPSGATSAQTGGTLATSTGAGGQAIGLIDGGVAAHPTLTAPVEQRGFARGAPRASAHGTTVASLISGTGIIKGAAPGAPLLVADVYGNDPAGGGAFAIARALGWMAARRTPVVTVSLVGPDNPLLAGAIRLARDRGVTVVAAVGNDGPAAPPAFPASYPGVVAVTGVDGRNRPLPEAGKAAHLDFAAPGADMDAARADGGRGPVRGTSFAAPLVAGRLARAGSLSALEREAQDLGDKGRDARFGNGLICGNCRNRR; this comes from the coding sequence ATGGGTATGATGAAAGGCCTCATAATGGTTATCGGCCTTGCCTTCCCGCTGTCCGTCGCAGCGCAATTGCTGCCCGGCACACCGCTTGGCGGCGCAACACAGGTCGTGCCGGATCTACTGGATAGGGTCGATCGCACGCTCGACCGTACCAACCTCGATCGCCTGTCTCCCTCCCGGCTTGCCGACCGGCTGCTGGCTGCGCGCTCAGCCCGCATCGCCGACCTGCTGCAACGGCATGGCGACGTGATTGAATTGGACGATCGCCGCCAGCCAGCCCGGCGCGGCGCCATCCTGCTGACCGGAGCGGATGCCGCTGCGCTCGATGCGCTGCGTGAGGCAGGCTATACGATCGAGCAGTCACGCATCGACGGCCTCGACCTGCTCGTAACCGGATTGACAGCGCCAAAGGGCAAGAGCCTGATCGCGGCGCTCCGCGAAATTCGCGCCCTCGCCCCGTCGGCACAAGCCAGCGCAGATAATCTATATTTTCCCAGCGGTGCGACGTCAGCGCAAACTGGAGGCACACTCGCGACCAGCACGGGTGCGGGCGGCCAGGCCATCGGCCTCATCGATGGCGGCGTGGCGGCGCATCCCACCCTCACCGCTCCAGTAGAGCAGCGGGGCTTTGCGCGTGGCGCACCCCGCGCCAGCGCCCACGGCACTACCGTCGCCTCGCTGATCAGCGGCACAGGGATAATCAAGGGCGCAGCCCCCGGCGCACCGTTGCTGGTCGCCGATGTCTATGGCAATGATCCGGCGGGCGGCGGCGCTTTCGCCATTGCCCGCGCACTGGGCTGGATGGCCGCGCGGCGCACTCCCGTTGTGACGGTCAGCCTTGTCGGCCCCGACAATCCGCTGCTCGCCGGTGCCATTCGGCTGGCGCGTGATCGGGGCGTCACCGTGGTCGCCGCCGTCGGCAATGACGGCCCTGCCGCGCCGCCCGCTTTCCCCGCCTCCTATCCCGGCGTGGTCGCCGTGACCGGGGTGGATGGCCGCAATCGACCCCTTCCTGAAGCGGGTAAGGCCGCGCATCTTGATTTTGCAGCACCGGGCGCGGACATGGATGCCGCGCGCGCCGATGGTGGCCGTGGCCCGGTGCGCGGCACATCCTTCGCCGCGCCGCTGGTGGCGGGACGTCTTGCGCGTGCAGGCAGCCTGTCGGCATTGGAGCGCGAGGCGCAGGATCTGGGCGACAAGGGCCGGGACGCGCGATTCGGCAATGGTCTCATCTGCGGAAATTGCAGAAATAGACGTTGA